The following are encoded in a window of Haliotis asinina isolate JCU_RB_2024 chromosome 14, JCU_Hal_asi_v2, whole genome shotgun sequence genomic DNA:
- the LOC137262035 gene encoding fucolectin-1-like: MAPLIGWCNIALNKPTYSSTDYDGKSSSSHAVDGNLDAVRSHSSCFTSSVTSPWWMVDLQGNYRITSVTIQRRSDGFQYRLRDLAIVAFREDPQQNPSAAIIPCTEKTGTLGAMDTLPCDQPIVARFVKIHYLPIFTEILTLCEVQISGDVCSRDITKCFSTSVDIVKGMYLVVDSPDMKVVNDSTVNHCSSKCYREKYCHGFNLNIASKTCELALKNPTQIVSDTGFLYGVMPSCFLYCSGQSMNIC; encoded by the exons ATGGCTCCGTTAA TTGGTTGGTGCAACATCGCACTGAACAAGCCAACCTACAGCAGCACCGACTATGACGGAAAATCATCTTCCTCTCACGCCGTGGACGGTAACCTCGACGCGGTGCGCAGTCACAGCAGCTGCTTCACAAGCTCTGTGACATCGCCGTGGTGGATGGTAGACCTCCAGGGGAACTACAGAATAACAAGTGTCACTATACAGCGACGAAGCGATGGGTTTC AATATCGTCTCAGAGACCTTGCGATCGTGGCGTTCAGAGAAGACCCCCAACAGAATCCATCGGCGGCCATCATCCCCTGCACGGAAAAGACGGGAACCCTAGGGGCCATGGACACACTGCCCTGTGATCAGCCAATAGTTGCCAGATTTGTCAAGATCCATTATTTACCAATTTTCACGGAAATTCTGACGTTGTGCGAAGTCCAAATTAGCGGGGATGTCTGTAGCAGAG ATATTACAAAATGCTTCAGCACATCTGTGGACATCGTCAAGGGGATGTACTTGGTGGTCGACTCACCCGACATGAAAGTCGTCAATGATTCAACTGTGAACCACTGTAGCAGCAAGTGCTATCGTGAAAAATACTGCCACGGATTTAACTTGAACATTGCCTCAAAGACTTGTGAACTCGCGTTGAAAAACCCAACACAAATTGTGTCGGATACTGGCTTCTTGTATGGTGTCATGCCGTCATGTTTTCTGTATTGCAGTGGCCAATCCATGAACATCTGTTAA